The Syngnathus acus chromosome 2, fSynAcu1.2, whole genome shotgun sequence genomic interval TGTAATCATATCGGGAAGATAAATACATTGTGTTCTTCCAGCGTGGCCCTCAAGTCCGAAATCCGGAAACTCAACATGGCCCACTTGCTGGTGTGGGTGCTGATGGCAGCTCAGGTAGAATCTCATTGCCGAGTGACCGCTGAGCTCCTTCTAAAGTGTCTCGTTGTGTGTTAGGTGACAGTGAGCCAGCTGGGTCTCGTGTCCCACAAAACCGTCGCCTCACCGTACCAGTGGGAGTACCCGTACCTCCTCAGCGTTATCCCCACCATCTTCAGCTTCATGGCTTTGCCCCGCAACAACATCAGCTACCTGGTCATCTCCATGATCAGCGCCGGGCTGTTCTCAGTGGCGCCGCTCATCTACGGCAGCATGGAGATGTTCCCCGTGGCTCAGCAGCTGTACCGACACGGCAAAGCTTACCGCTTCATCTTCGGCTTCTCGGCGGTGACGATTATGTACTTGGCGATCGTCATTTCCGTGCAGGTGCACGGCTGGCAGATCTACTACAGCAAGAAGCTGCTGGACCAGTGGTTCACCAGCAcgcaggagaagaagaagaaataagCTGGTAGGCTTGGAGAAGATACATTTGTGGCTGTCCAAAAATAAACTGCGGCAAAAGGGAAAACTTGTCTGTTGACCGATGCAGCTTCGTATTTGATGAAAGGTTGCCAGGCTTTTTGTgccttttatattttatttgcatcgTTTTCCTTCCGTGAAGTCTGCCGCCATCGGTGCATACTGTACATGAAAGCTTCTGGCATTTCATCATTCTCCAGTAAAATGTTGTCAACACTGTTCTTGTcacatttctttctcctcAAAGTGTGGCAGTCGTTTGTACCGAATACTAATCAGACGTGAATaggaaaaacacaatcagAAGCCATTGAGTCATTGAAACCtgactttgaaaccctaactctagtttgaaACTCAAACTACTAACACTAACCCTTAACTCTACCCCCTAAGCCTAACCCAAAGCAAGTTGGTTTTCATAAAttatctttgaatgatccctTTCACTTCTGGCATCCATTGTGATGGCAACACTTTGTTTCTTCTCAACATTTTCAGCATGTACTTGGTGGTACGACGGACTGTGCATGTGCAGATGAACCATGTTTGTGAGGCACTGGTCAAATCCTGCCTTGGTCAGTGTTCAGTCCAATTTCTTTTCTCATCTAATGTGACTCAGTTGTGTTAATGATCTTAAATGATCTTTGGACCAagacatttgtatttattttctttttaatttcaaagtCTTTCAGTGATCCGTTCTGTGTTTAATGTGATGGTAACACGTTTTCGCTTTTTAATAACACATTTAGCAAatgtatacatattttttatttatttattaaagaaGCCTTACattacatcattttattttgtaaaaagaacaaacaaaaaaaaaacaccttagcatggtcatttttcataaaaaaatagccttactatacatggttgtttttgttttttattaagaaagcttctaaaaaaaacaccttacAATATACATCATATACAGTATGTCAC includes:
- the jagn1b gene encoding protein jagunal homolog 1-B, translating into MLTAFLFRTLEPSVCTTFPYEHKRAMASRAGPRATGTDGSDFEHRERVASHYQMSVALKSEIRKLNMAHLLVWVLMAAQVTVSQLGLVSHKTVASPYQWEYPYLLSVIPTIFSFMALPRNNISYLVISMISAGLFSVAPLIYGSMEMFPVAQQLYRHGKAYRFIFGFSAVTIMYLAIVISVQVHGWQIYYSKKLLDQWFTSTQEKKKK